In the genome of Telluria beijingensis, one region contains:
- the leuA gene encoding 2-isopropylmalate synthase: protein MMLTNPATKYRPFPAVPLADRQWPSRTITTPPIWMSTDLRDGNQALIEPMSVEKKLRFFKMLVQVGIKEIEVGFPSASQTDFDFVRMLVDDKHIPDDVTIIVLTQARDELIRRTVESAIGAKRAIVHIYNSVAPVFRRVVFGMERDEIVQIAVKGTQLIKELTSQHPQTQWGLEYSPESFSTTELDFSKQITDAVSAVWQPTPDNKMIVNLPSTVEAATPNVYADQIEWMCRNLNNRDSLVISIHPHNDRGTAVAAAELAVMAGADRVEGCLFGNGERTGNVDLVTLAMNLYTQGVNPGLDFSDIDAVRQLVEDCNQLPVHPRHPYAGDLVFTAFSGSHQDAIKKGFAKQQADAIWEVPYLPIDPADLGRSYDAVIRVNSQSGKGGMAYLLEQEYGLQLPRRLQIEFSRAVQRVADESGREINAGDLHALFAREYLEQDEPYHYISHRMVEDSEHEVQLDVNVARHHAPQTFAGTGNGPIDAFVNALGLEIRLMDYHEHAIGSGADARAACYVELRVGNGPTLFGVGIDSNIVTASFKSVLSAVNRHVAASGAEAGELAA from the coding sequence ATCATGCTGACCAATCCCGCCACCAAATACCGTCCCTTCCCTGCCGTCCCCCTGGCCGACCGCCAGTGGCCGAGCCGCACCATCACCACGCCGCCGATCTGGATGAGCACCGACCTGCGTGACGGTAACCAGGCATTGATCGAGCCGATGAGCGTCGAGAAGAAGCTGCGCTTCTTCAAGATGCTGGTCCAGGTCGGCATCAAGGAAATCGAGGTCGGCTTCCCGTCCGCCTCGCAGACCGACTTCGATTTCGTGCGCATGCTGGTGGACGACAAGCACATTCCGGACGACGTCACCATCATCGTGCTGACCCAGGCACGCGACGAGCTGATTCGCCGCACCGTGGAATCGGCGATCGGCGCCAAACGCGCCATCGTCCACATCTACAACTCGGTGGCGCCGGTGTTCCGCCGCGTGGTGTTCGGCATGGAGCGCGACGAGATCGTGCAGATCGCCGTCAAGGGTACGCAGCTGATCAAGGAACTCACCAGCCAGCATCCGCAGACCCAATGGGGCCTGGAATATTCGCCGGAATCGTTCTCGACTACCGAACTCGATTTCTCGAAGCAGATCACCGATGCGGTCAGCGCCGTGTGGCAGCCGACGCCCGACAACAAGATGATCGTCAACCTGCCATCGACGGTCGAAGCGGCCACGCCGAACGTGTATGCCGACCAGATCGAATGGATGTGCCGCAACCTGAACAACCGCGACTCGCTGGTCATCAGCATCCACCCGCACAATGACCGCGGCACCGCGGTGGCCGCCGCCGAACTGGCGGTGATGGCCGGCGCCGACCGCGTCGAAGGCTGCCTGTTCGGCAATGGCGAACGCACCGGCAACGTCGACCTGGTCACCCTGGCGATGAACCTCTACACGCAAGGCGTCAACCCTGGCCTGGACTTCTCGGACATCGACGCCGTGCGCCAACTGGTGGAAGACTGCAACCAACTGCCGGTGCACCCACGCCATCCGTATGCGGGCGACCTGGTGTTCACCGCGTTCTCGGGCTCGCACCAGGACGCGATCAAGAAGGGCTTCGCCAAGCAGCAGGCCGACGCGATCTGGGAAGTGCCGTATCTGCCGATCGACCCGGCCGACCTGGGCCGCAGCTACGACGCCGTCATCCGCGTCAATAGCCAGTCGGGCAAGGGCGGCATGGCCTACCTGCTGGAGCAGGAATACGGCCTGCAGCTGCCCCGTCGTTTGCAGATCGAGTTTTCGCGCGCCGTGCAGCGCGTGGCCGACGAGAGCGGCCGCGAGATCAACGCCGGCGACCTGCATGCGCTGTTCGCGCGCGAGTACCTGGAGCAGGACGAGCCATATCACTACATCTCGCACCGCATGGTCGAGGACAGCGAACACGAAGTCCAGCTCGACGTGAACGTGGCGCGCCACCATGCGCCGCAGACCTTCGCCGGCACCGGCAACGGCCCGATCGACGCCTTCGTCAACGCGCTGGGGCTCGAGATTCGCCTGATGGACTACCACGAGCACGCGATCGGCTCGGGCGCCGATGCGCGCGCGGCCTGCTACGTCGAACTGCGCGTGGGGAATGGACCGACCCTGTTCGGCGTGGGCATCGACAGCAATATCGTGACGGCGTCGTTCAAGTCGGTGTTGTCGGCGGTGAACCGGCATGTGGCGGCAAGCGGCGCTGAAGCCGGCGAACTGGCCGCGTAA
- a CDS encoding nuclear transport factor 2 family protein has protein sequence MWSGSPAHADSGSAQAQINKEAVGKAFAAWAAGGQTFFDDMLAPDVVWTIKGSSLSAGVHRGKQALIDKAVKPLSTRLQRQIRPTIRNLWTDGDHVIIEWDGEAVAKDGKPYRNSYMWIFRMQDGRATEVTAYLDLAAYDDVLRRVPVSR, from the coding sequence ATGTGGTCCGGGTCCCCGGCGCATGCCGACAGCGGCTCGGCGCAAGCGCAAATTAACAAGGAAGCGGTGGGCAAGGCATTCGCCGCCTGGGCCGCCGGCGGGCAGACCTTCTTTGACGACATGCTGGCGCCGGATGTGGTCTGGACCATCAAGGGCAGCAGCTTGAGCGCCGGTGTCCACCGCGGCAAGCAGGCCTTGATCGACAAGGCGGTCAAGCCGCTGTCGACCCGCTTGCAACGCCAGATCCGGCCCACGATCCGCAACCTGTGGACCGATGGAGATCACGTCATCATCGAGTGGGATGGCGAGGCGGTGGCGAAGGATGGCAAACCCTATCGCAACAGCTATATGTGGATCTTCCGCATGCAAGATGGCCGCGCGACCGAGGTGACGGCTTATCTCGATCTGGCGGCTTATGACGACGTGCTGCGGCGGGTGCCGGTCTCGCGCTGA
- a CDS encoding HNH endonuclease, which yields MSDLFETPSALSNSPWTDEELTSAILAYLDMLRAELNSRPYSKAEVNRQLRAGVLSTRTKGSIEFRMQNISAALYELKMPWIAGYLPAKNIGSTVKEKMVALLRTCGIEFLESYVPTSDHMALAAKVTSLRVQKVGMRPVGNFQPAMVSTITTSYVRDPAVKAWVLQAANGRCEGCDSQAPFVGNDGLPYLEVHHVMPLASHGSDTTTNAVALCPNCHRRCHSSIDRDDFKLALYQKIPRLIVEAPTAD from the coding sequence ATGTCCGATCTCTTCGAGACCCCATCTGCTCTCAGCAATAGTCCTTGGACCGACGAAGAGCTTACGAGCGCCATTCTGGCCTACCTCGACATGCTACGCGCTGAGCTCAACAGCCGGCCATATAGCAAGGCTGAGGTAAATCGGCAGCTTCGGGCCGGTGTGCTATCCACCCGCACAAAGGGCTCCATCGAATTCCGCATGCAGAATATCTCCGCAGCGCTCTATGAACTGAAAATGCCATGGATCGCGGGATATCTCCCAGCCAAAAATATCGGCAGCACCGTCAAGGAAAAGATGGTCGCGCTATTGCGCACCTGCGGTATTGAATTCCTCGAGTCTTACGTTCCAACGTCGGATCACATGGCGCTAGCGGCCAAGGTGACCTCGCTAAGAGTACAAAAGGTAGGTATGCGGCCGGTCGGAAACTTCCAACCGGCTATGGTGTCGACGATTACGACATCGTATGTTCGCGACCCCGCCGTCAAAGCCTGGGTACTCCAAGCTGCAAACGGTCGATGTGAGGGATGCGATAGCCAGGCACCCTTTGTCGGCAATGACGGCTTGCCCTATCTCGAAGTCCACCACGTCATGCCACTAGCGAGCCACGGCTCCGATACGACGACGAATGCCGTGGCCCTTTGTCCAAACTGTCATCGTCGCTGCCATTCGTCGATCGACCGCGATGACTTCAAGCTCGCCTTGTATCAGAAGATACCGCGGCTAATCGTCGAGGCGCCTACAGCGGATTAA
- a CDS encoding MFS transporter yields MNVTHSHLVATPRIRYRQNLALILLVVTGVINYLDRATLAVANEFIRADLGLSLGEMGVLLSAFSWSYALCQLPVGALVDKIGPRWLLGAGLVVWSLAQAAGGLVSTFGWFVLARVVLGIGEAPQFPAAARVVSNWFPLRARGTPTGIYNSASPLGFALAPLCLSPLIAATSWHWAFFITGALGIVAAIVWVMLYRDPVREQLTEAERAYLDEGQNVEAAPATGFASWRALFRQRATWGMLLGFFGSVYLNWVFLTWLPGYLRTERHMDVAYVGVAATIPFLCGFLGALSAGWASDQITRRAKSVVAGRRTAVVLSMLGMVAFTIPAALVESNTAAIACISVVIFLANAASACSWSLVTAVAPRSRIASLGAIQNFGGFIGGALAPIFTGYIAQSWSFVPALLTGAGIAFLGAMSYQFLVVRPIPEQD; encoded by the coding sequence ATGAACGTTACCCACTCTCACCTGGTTGCCACGCCGCGCATCCGTTACCGCCAGAATCTGGCGCTGATCCTGCTGGTCGTTACCGGCGTCATCAATTACCTGGACCGCGCCACGCTCGCCGTCGCCAACGAATTCATTCGTGCCGACCTCGGGCTGTCGCTGGGCGAGATGGGCGTGCTGCTGTCGGCATTCTCGTGGAGCTATGCGCTGTGCCAACTGCCGGTCGGCGCCCTGGTCGACAAGATCGGGCCGCGCTGGCTGCTTGGTGCGGGGTTGGTGGTGTGGTCGCTGGCGCAAGCGGCGGGCGGGCTCGTTTCGACCTTCGGCTGGTTCGTGCTGGCGCGCGTCGTGCTTGGCATCGGCGAGGCGCCGCAATTTCCGGCCGCGGCGCGGGTCGTGAGCAACTGGTTTCCATTGCGCGCGCGTGGCACGCCGACCGGCATCTACAACTCGGCGTCGCCGCTGGGCTTTGCGCTGGCCCCTCTGTGCCTGTCGCCGCTGATCGCTGCGACCAGCTGGCACTGGGCCTTTTTTATTACGGGCGCCCTGGGCATCGTCGCGGCCATCGTCTGGGTGATGTTATATCGCGACCCGGTACGCGAGCAGTTGACCGAGGCCGAACGCGCCTATCTGGATGAAGGCCAGAACGTGGAGGCCGCGCCAGCGACCGGCTTCGCTTCGTGGCGCGCACTGTTCCGCCAGCGCGCCACCTGGGGCATGCTGCTCGGCTTCTTCGGTTCGGTCTACCTGAACTGGGTCTTCCTCACCTGGCTGCCGGGCTATCTGCGGACCGAGCGCCACATGGATGTCGCCTACGTCGGCGTGGCGGCCACGATCCCCTTCCTGTGCGGGTTCCTGGGCGCCTTGTCGGCTGGTTGGGCGTCCGACCAGATCACCCGCCGTGCGAAATCTGTGGTGGCGGGGCGTCGCACGGCGGTGGTGCTGTCGATGCTGGGCATGGTGGCGTTCACGATTCCCGCAGCGCTGGTTGAAAGCAATACTGCGGCCATCGCCTGCATCTCGGTGGTGATCTTCCTGGCCAATGCGGCGTCGGCCTGTTCGTGGTCGCTCGTGACAGCGGTGGCGCCCCGCAGCCGCATTGCCTCGCTTGGGGCAATCCAGAACTTCGGCGGTTTTATCGGTGGCGCGCTGGCGCCGATCTTTACCGGGTATATCGCGCAGAGCTGGTCGTTCGTGCCGGCCTTGTTGACCGGTGCAGGCATCGCCTTCCTTGGTGCGATGTCGTATCAGTTCCTGGTAGTGCGGCCGATTCCAGAACAGGACTGA
- the gyrB gene encoding DNA topoisomerase (ATP-hydrolyzing) subunit B: MSENIPAENPAPNADEYGAASIQILEGLEAVRKRPGMYIGDTSDGTGLHHLVFEVLDNSIDEALAGYCTEIHVTIHSDNSISITDNGRGIPTGVKMDDKHEPKRSATEIALTELHAGGKFNQNSYKVSGGLHGVGVSCVNALSKLLRVTVRQNGKVHQLEFTRGVPVDRLIEIRDGFEVSPMKVIGETDKRGTEVHFWADEEIFTLVEFHYEILSKRIRELSFLNNGVSIKLTDQRTGKEELFAFEGGTRGFVEYINKAKTVLHPTVFQATGDRMSDQGTNISVDVSMQWNDSFNEQVLCFTNNIPQRDGGTHLTGLRAAMTRVINKYIDENDFAKKAKVEISGDDMREGLTCVLSVKVPEPKFSSQTKDKLVSSEVRGPVEEIVAKTLTDFLMEKPNDAKIICGKIVEAARAREAARKARDLTRRKGVMDGLGLSSKLADCQERDPALAELYIVEGDSAGGSAKQGRDRKFQAILPLRGKVLNVEKARFEKMLSSEQITTLIATLGTSIGPDEFNVDKLRYHRIIIMTDADVDGAHIRTLLLTLFYRQMPQLVERGHIYIAQPPLYKVKAGRDERYLKDDVEEASYMMTFALNTASMIPREGAEPVNGEALGELARKYNLANAIMLRLARVIDRASLTAIFSGGVALDLTTLESAEASAKAMESAINDKAVQVKVRSDELSEKHALRIERIYHGNVQVTSIDADFVAGSDYALLADSAATFQGLMGEGAIVRRGEGDRMKEFAVRDFHQAMEWLREEAERGVSKQRYKGLGEMNPEQLWETTMDPTVRRLLKVQIEDAIAADQIFTTLMGDEVEPRRNFIETNALRAGNIDV, from the coding sequence ATGTCCGAGAATATCCCAGCAGAAAATCCCGCCCCAAACGCGGATGAATACGGCGCCGCCTCGATCCAGATCCTGGAAGGCCTCGAAGCGGTGCGCAAGCGCCCGGGCATGTATATCGGCGACACCTCGGACGGCACCGGCCTGCACCACCTGGTGTTCGAAGTGCTGGACAACTCGATCGACGAAGCGCTGGCCGGCTACTGCACCGAAATCCACGTCACGATCCACTCCGACAATTCGATCTCGATCACCGACAATGGCCGCGGCATCCCGACCGGCGTCAAGATGGACGACAAGCACGAGCCGAAACGCTCGGCGACCGAGATCGCCCTGACCGAGCTGCACGCCGGCGGCAAGTTCAACCAGAACTCCTACAAGGTGTCGGGCGGCCTGCACGGCGTCGGCGTGTCTTGCGTGAACGCCTTGTCGAAGCTGCTGCGCGTGACCGTGCGCCAGAACGGCAAGGTGCACCAGCTGGAATTTACCCGCGGCGTGCCGGTTGACCGCCTGATCGAGATCCGCGACGGCTTCGAGGTCTCTCCGATGAAGGTGATCGGCGAGACCGACAAGCGCGGCACCGAGGTGCATTTCTGGGCCGATGAAGAAATCTTCACGCTGGTCGAGTTCCACTACGAGATCCTGAGCAAGCGTATCCGCGAACTGTCGTTCCTGAACAATGGCGTGAGCATCAAGCTGACCGACCAGCGCACCGGCAAGGAAGAGCTGTTCGCCTTCGAGGGCGGCACCCGCGGCTTCGTCGAGTACATCAACAAGGCCAAGACCGTGCTGCACCCGACCGTGTTCCAGGCGACCGGCGACCGCATGTCGGACCAGGGCACGAATATCTCGGTCGACGTGTCGATGCAGTGGAACGACTCGTTCAACGAGCAGGTGCTGTGCTTCACCAACAACATCCCGCAGCGCGACGGCGGCACCCACCTGACCGGCCTGCGCGCGGCGATGACGCGCGTGATCAACAAGTACATCGACGAGAACGACTTCGCCAAGAAGGCGAAGGTGGAGATCTCGGGCGACGATATGCGCGAAGGCCTGACCTGCGTGCTGTCGGTGAAGGTGCCTGAGCCGAAGTTCTCGTCGCAGACCAAGGACAAGCTGGTGTCGTCCGAGGTGCGCGGCCCGGTAGAGGAAATCGTCGCCAAGACGCTGACCGACTTCCTGATGGAAAAGCCGAACGATGCCAAGATCATCTGCGGCAAGATCGTCGAAGCTGCCCGCGCGCGCGAAGCGGCGCGCAAGGCGCGCGACCTGACCCGCCGCAAGGGCGTGATGGATGGCCTCGGCCTGTCGTCGAAACTGGCCGACTGCCAGGAACGCGACCCGGCGCTGGCCGAGCTGTACATCGTCGAGGGTGACTCGGCAGGCGGTTCGGCCAAGCAGGGCCGCGACCGTAAATTCCAGGCGATCCTGCCGCTGCGCGGCAAGGTGCTGAACGTGGAAAAGGCGCGCTTCGAGAAGATGCTGTCGTCGGAGCAGATCACGACCCTGATCGCGACGCTCGGCACCTCGATCGGCCCGGACGAGTTCAACGTCGACAAGCTGCGCTACCACCGCATCATCATCATGACCGATGCGGACGTCGACGGCGCCCACATCCGTACCCTGCTGCTGACGCTGTTCTACCGCCAGATGCCGCAGTTGGTCGAGCGTGGTCACATCTATATCGCTCAGCCGCCGCTGTACAAGGTCAAGGCGGGTCGTGACGAGCGTTACCTGAAGGATGACGTCGAAGAGGCCAGCTACATGATGACCTTCGCGCTGAATACCGCGTCGATGATTCCGCGCGAAGGTGCGGAGCCGGTCAACGGCGAAGCGCTGGGCGAACTGGCGCGCAAGTACAACCTGGCCAACGCCATCATGCTGCGCCTGGCGCGCGTGATCGACCGCGCTTCACTGACCGCGATCTTCAGCGGTGGCGTGGCGCTGGACCTGACCACGCTCGAGAGCGCCGAAGCATCGGCCAAGGCGATGGAGAGCGCGATCAACGACAAGGCGGTGCAGGTCAAGGTGCGTTCGGACGAGCTGTCCGAGAAGCATGCCCTGCGTATCGAGCGCATCTACCACGGCAATGTGCAGGTGACGTCGATCGACGCCGACTTCGTCGCGGGTTCGGATTACGCGCTGCTGGCCGATTCGGCTGCGACCTTCCAGGGGCTGATGGGCGAAGGCGCCATCGTGCGCCGCGGCGAAGGCGATCGCATGAAGGAGTTCGCGGTGCGCGACTTCCATCAGGCGATGGAGTGGTTGCGTGAAGAAGCTGAACGTGGCGTGTCCAAGCAGCGTTATAAAGGTCTGGGCGAGATGAATCCGGAGCAGTTGTGGGAGACGACGATGGATCCGACCGTGCGTCGTTTGCTTAAAGTGCAGATCGAGGATGCCATTGCGGCGGATCAGATCTTTACGACGCTGATGGGGGATGAAGTCGAACCGCGTCGTAATTTCATCGAGACCAATGCGCTGCGCGCTGGCAATATCGACGTCTGA
- the dnaN gene encoding DNA polymerase III subunit beta → MQLVKTTRDTLLRPLQIVSGIVERRHTMPILANILIRKNGESVSFLSTDTEVQITTHANIGSGDDVTGTTVAARKLLDILRALPESGDVTMTLQNKRLAVQSGKSRFALQTLAAEEFPTVSVAETHNASVTLPQKTLKHLFNMVYFSMAQQDIRYYLNGLLLVLDGSNIIAVATDGHRLAFCQVETEQQFERQEVIIPRKTIIELQRLLEESDETVRLDIAASQVKLTFADIELVSKLVEGKFPDYTRVIPKGYKNDFTISRDELLRSLQRAAIMTSDKFKGVRCIIEPGVMKISSTNADQEEAVEELEIDYGGDAIDIGFNVTYLLDVLNNLKCDQVNIALGDSNSSALISIPDNGDFKYVVMPMRI, encoded by the coding sequence ATGCAATTGGTCAAAACCACCCGAGACACGCTTCTCCGGCCACTGCAGATTGTGAGCGGTATTGTCGAGCGTCGGCACACCATGCCGATTCTGGCCAATATCCTCATTCGCAAGAACGGCGAGAGCGTGTCCTTCCTGTCGACCGACACCGAAGTGCAAATCACCACGCACGCCAATATCGGCTCGGGCGACGACGTGACCGGCACCACGGTGGCCGCACGTAAGCTGCTCGACATCCTGCGTGCGCTGCCGGAATCCGGCGACGTCACCATGACCCTGCAGAACAAGCGCCTGGCCGTCCAGAGCGGCAAGTCGCGCTTCGCGCTGCAAACCCTGGCGGCAGAGGAATTCCCGACCGTCTCGGTGGCCGAGACCCACAACGCCTCGGTGACCCTGCCGCAGAAAACGCTGAAGCACCTGTTCAATATGGTGTACTTCTCGATGGCCCAGCAGGACATCCGTTACTACCTGAACGGCCTGCTGCTGGTGCTGGACGGCAGCAATATCATTGCCGTGGCGACCGACGGCCACCGCCTGGCGTTCTGCCAAGTCGAGACCGAGCAGCAGTTCGAGCGCCAGGAAGTGATCATCCCGCGCAAGACCATCATCGAGCTGCAGCGCCTGCTGGAAGAAAGCGACGAGACCGTGCGCCTGGACATCGCGGCTTCGCAAGTCAAACTGACTTTTGCCGACATCGAGCTGGTGTCGAAACTGGTCGAGGGTAAATTCCCTGACTACACCCGCGTGATCCCGAAGGGTTACAAGAACGATTTCACGATCAGCCGCGATGAACTGCTGCGTTCGCTGCAGCGCGCCGCGATCATGACCAGCGATAAATTCAAGGGCGTGCGCTGCATCATCGAGCCGGGCGTCATGAAGATCAGCTCGACCAATGCCGACCAGGAAGAAGCGGTCGAAGAACTCGAGATCGACTACGGCGGCGACGCCATCGATATCGGTTTCAACGTCACCTACCTGCTCGACGTGCTCAACAACCTGAAATGCGACCAGGTGAACATCGCCCTGGGCGATTCGAACTCGTCGGCGCTGATCTCGATTCCCGACAATGGCGACTTCAAGTATGTCGTCATGCCGATGCGTATTTAA
- the dnaA gene encoding chromosomal replication initiator protein DnaA encodes MENFWQTASAQLELELTPQQFSAWIKPLVALDYEDGKLRIAAPNRFKLDWVKTQFATRITELAAQYWEAPVEVQFVLDPKTHPARKPAGAAATTSAATPDFNAPRPAPGQENPAPSPTQNLNIANSPKREQSRINTELTFDSFVTGKANQLARAAAIQVANNPGVSYNPLFFYGGVGLGKTHLIHAIGNQVMADQPNARIRYIHAEQYVRDVVTAYQRKGFDDFKHYYHSLDMLLIDDIQFFGGKSRTQEEFFYAFEALIAAKKQIIITSDTYPKEITGMDDRLISRFDSGLTVAIEPPELEMRVAILLKKAQSEDVTLSDDVAFFVAKHLRSNVRELEGALRKILAYSRFHGKDITIDVVKEALKDLLSVQNRQISVENIQKTVADFFNIKVADMYSKRRPANIARPRQIAMYLAKELTQKSLPEIGELFGGRDHTTVLHAVRKIAGDRQKNPECNHELHVLEQTLKG; translated from the coding sequence ATGGAAAATTTTTGGCAGACCGCATCCGCGCAGCTAGAGCTTGAGCTCACGCCGCAGCAATTCAGCGCGTGGATCAAACCGCTGGTCGCCCTCGACTACGAAGACGGCAAGCTACGCATCGCTGCGCCTAACCGCTTCAAGCTCGACTGGGTCAAGACGCAGTTCGCCACCCGCATCACGGAGCTGGCGGCCCAGTATTGGGAAGCGCCGGTCGAGGTGCAGTTCGTGCTCGACCCCAAGACTCATCCTGCCCGCAAGCCGGCAGGCGCAGCCGCGACCACGTCCGCCGCCACGCCAGATTTCAACGCGCCGCGTCCGGCGCCTGGGCAAGAAAACCCGGCGCCAAGCCCGACCCAGAACCTGAACATCGCCAACTCGCCGAAACGCGAGCAGAGCCGCATCAACACCGAGCTCACCTTCGACAGCTTCGTGACCGGTAAGGCCAACCAGCTGGCGCGCGCCGCCGCGATCCAGGTCGCCAACAATCCGGGCGTGTCGTACAACCCGCTGTTCTTCTACGGCGGCGTCGGCTTGGGTAAAACCCACTTGATCCATGCGATCGGCAACCAGGTCATGGCCGACCAGCCGAACGCGCGCATCCGCTACATCCACGCCGAGCAGTACGTGCGCGACGTCGTCACCGCCTATCAACGCAAGGGCTTCGACGACTTCAAGCACTACTATCATTCGCTCGACATGCTGCTCATCGATGATATTCAATTCTTCGGTGGCAAGAGCCGGACGCAGGAAGAGTTCTTCTATGCCTTCGAGGCGCTGATCGCGGCCAAGAAGCAGATCATCATCACCTCGGATACTTATCCGAAGGAGATCACCGGCATGGACGACCGCCTGATCTCGCGCTTCGACTCTGGCCTGACGGTGGCGATCGAGCCGCCCGAGCTCGAGATGCGGGTGGCGATTCTCTTGAAAAAGGCGCAGTCCGAGGACGTGACCCTGTCGGACGACGTCGCCTTCTTCGTGGCCAAGCATCTGCGTTCCAACGTCCGCGAGCTCGAAGGCGCGCTGCGCAAGATCCTGGCCTACTCGCGCTTCCACGGCAAGGACATCACCATCGATGTCGTGAAAGAGGCGCTCAAGGATTTGCTGTCGGTGCAGAACCGCCAGATCTCGGTGGAAAACATCCAGAAGACGGTGGCCGACTTCTTCAACATCAAGGTCGCGGACATGTACTCGAAGCGCCGGCCGGCGAATATCGCCCGCCCGCGCCAGATCGCCATGTACCTGGCAAAAGAGCTCACGCAAAAGAGCTTGCCGGAGATCGGCGAACTGTTCGGCGGCCGCGACCACACGACGGTGCTGCATGCGGTGCGCAAGATCGCCGGCGACCGCCAGAAAAATCCAGAGTGCAACCACGAGCTGCACGTGCTGGAACAGACGCTCAAGGGCTGA
- the rpmH gene encoding 50S ribosomal protein L34: MKRTYQPSVVRRKRTHGFRARMATRGGRQVLNARRAKGRKRLAV, translated from the coding sequence ATGAAACGTACTTACCAACCTTCCGTCGTCCGTCGCAAGCGCACGCACGGCTTCCGCGCACGTATGGCTACCCGTGGTGGCCGTCAAGTCCTGAACGCTCGCCGCGCCAAGGGCCGCAAGCGTCTGGCTGTCTAA
- the rnpA gene encoding ribonuclease P protein component has protein sequence MTGEGSHDFARARRIVKTDEFSSVFRLRPTQKTAHFVLYTRPNSLPHARLGVVAAKRFAPRAVTRNTIKRMTRELFRTSSLAPVDCIVRLSRPVNTKDGPATTRALKAALKVELARLFASQQRPRPAPVNPP, from the coding sequence ATGACAGGCGAAGGTTCGCACGACTTCGCGCGCGCTCGGCGCATCGTTAAAACGGATGAATTTTCATCCGTTTTTCGTTTGCGGCCGACGCAAAAAACGGCGCATTTCGTGCTCTACACGCGTCCGAATTCCTTGCCGCATGCGCGGCTGGGCGTCGTTGCGGCCAAGCGGTTCGCGCCGCGCGCGGTAACCCGCAATACGATCAAGCGCATGACGCGCGAGCTGTTCCGTACCAGCAGCCTGGCGCCGGTCGATTGCATCGTCCGCCTGTCGCGTCCCGTCAATACCAAGGACGGTCCGGCCACCACGCGCGCCCTGAAGGCTGCGCTGAAGGTGGAACTGGCGCGCCTGTTCGCATCGCAACAGCGGCCGCGTCCGGCGCCCGTGAACCCGCCATGA
- the yidD gene encoding membrane protein insertion efficiency factor YidD: MKTLLVWLLRGYQLLLSPMLGPRCRFYPSCSNYAIEALRVHGAARGSWLAARRVGRCHPWNAGGVDPVPPKDGGPKESHSAACGCNHS, encoded by the coding sequence ATGAAGACGCTGCTCGTCTGGTTGCTTCGCGGCTACCAGTTGCTGCTGTCCCCGATGCTCGGGCCGCGTTGCCGGTTCTATCCCAGCTGTTCCAATTACGCCATCGAAGCGCTGCGCGTCCATGGCGCCGCACGCGGTTCCTGGCTGGCCGCGCGCCGCGTGGGCCGCTGCCATCCGTGGAACGCGGGTGGCGTCGACCCGGTGCCGCCCAAAGACGGCGGCCCCAAGGAATCCCATTCAGCCGCTTGCGGTTGCAACCACTCCTGA